The genomic region CTCCATTACCACTGGGGCAACTTCATTGGATATGTTTGGTTTATTCTGCTTTACACATTCCCTTTGCACTGATGCTTGCGTAAAGTAACGGTACAAACCAATCTTTCCAGATATCACCCATTATTATAAATACACATTTTGCAATCCAGGCAACCATGACTTCGAGTCGAGGCGAGCCAGGTTGAGCTCGAGCTTGTGCTTGAACTTAAACAACCAACTCGGCTCGGCTTGTTTATCTTATCGAGCTGAAAAGTCAAGCTCGAGCTCAACTCGTAAAATGTTTGAGCCAAATTGAGCCTGCttgttaatttttattttatttacaaatattgataacataaaaaacaaaaaaaaaataataattgcaCTTATATCTTTATCTATAtgtattatttatattatttctAATAATTTTAAAGACCCAAAAACATATTAAAAGTATGATATGTATACATTTTGTTTATTTTCCATATTTGTATATGTTGGTTAACTAAACTTATAATGTTAACACTTCAATCCCCTTCcacatttttttatttaaatacatttaaaactaaaattaatttatataaaataaaataagccGGCTTgcgagctcacgagccgagccagaaCTAGCTCAGCTCGTTTACAACTCGAGCCGAACCAAGCCAACTCGTTTACAACCAAGCTTTTTTCAGGTTTTGCCGAGCAAGCCGCAAGCTTTTTGAACACCTCTATATGACTTGAAATCTTGAATAACACTACCGTCTCTCTTTTTATCAGTTAAAGCTAGTGGAATGAGAATCATACATATGCTATTGACATTATCATGATAAAATTCAGAAACAAACCAAATAACAAATGCTAATCAAAGAACATGAAAATCCATTATACAATGAATAGAAtcgcaaacaaaaacaaaaacacaattcCACTTCACTATAAACTGTCGAGCACGTCACCACCATGTACATTGTTGCTATCTTCGCTAACTTTCCCATTTGCTGGACTTCTCAGCAGCCTCTGTATCAAACATCCATTATTAACTTATACGTCAACTGTTTTCTACTTAATGAATAAGGAATACACACAAAAAGACATGTTAATATTACTATATATAGTCAGTTACATACCCGATCTGCTGCAGGATCATTCACAAGTTTAACATGATCGTCTTTCATCCGCACATCTTTGGCCAATGGTAAGACAGCTCCTAGACTACGCTCAGGCATCTCTGCAAAAGTTCAAATTTAATTCGTACTATGTTTAAATATTAAAATCACATACACTGGTAGATATGGTTTTTAGTCGCCAACCTGTCAACTTGCGGTCAATGAAGAAAACCACCAGATTTACAGTGTACCTGAAATATGTTAAATACTCGTAActattagtgtgtgtgtgtgtgtgtgtgtacatGGTCAAGAGTCAAGACAAGTAGTATAAATGTTGCAATGTACCAGGCGACAGTCACATCAACAGTGTAATGCTTACGAGAAGCAATAATTAGCAAACTCTGAACCACTACGATTACCCAAGCGCATTGCTTTATAAATCTACAACATAAAAGAAGCCTAAAAAGTTTTAGACACAAAAGCAGCCGATAGTATATCAAGAGAACTATGAAGCCTAAAAAGTGATGTTTTAAGCCCATTCAAAGGTGTGTTCATCCGCAATGCTTGTGCTCAGAAACAATGGATGAAAGATTCACCTTTTATATGTGCATGCAATAATATTCAAAGTCAAAGCAATGAGTGAATTAAATGTTAAGATAGCTGCCGGTCACTACAGTAACCTATATTTAATTAATTGTTAACTACACACacacacgagtgcattatattcAGTCATTACCTCCGCGTTCCATATTTTTGATATGTCCGCACAAATACTAGAGAGAAGATCATATGTGATGAGAATATCAAATCACCACATCCATAAAGCACACCACGAGGAACTGCAGGTGTAAAAATGATAACATATATACAGAACTTAATCTTAATGACAAGCAAAAGAACAGTGAGAAACAAAGAGAAAATGAATTTTACTGAATACTAGAACTTCAAGAGGATTGTCTGGACGAGGCAGTGTTGCAAGCCGTGAACCCTGCAATAAAGATAACAACATGCAGACTATATTTTATTCTGTGAACACCTACACAGATATTAATTGAATAACAAACTGAAATTTTCCAGACCACGTACCTCTCGACAATGGTAATTTGGACCTGGAAGTTGAGTCGAATAGAATGTAATGATACGAAGAAATTGGCAAGCCTGTAATGCAATAAATGAAGTTGGTCGATACCATACATGAGATACGTAAATTCATTTAAAAGACAAATATTAATGATCTGTTGTGTTGGCTATACTCTCATTCACCAAAATCAATCACTTTTATGGATTATGCTCTTCTCAACAACAATTTATGTGCGTGCGTATATGTATCAACAACACAAACTCCAAAAATGATAACAAATCACCACTTACAACTAAAAAAGCGAGGACCCTGCACCATATTAGAACAGTGTAGATCTTTTTGGTCTTAAATATGAAAGGATGGAAGGTCCACTGTATCAGATCACGAGTTAGACAGAGACGACAACGAACTGATGTGTAACGCATTATACTTACCAAAACAAAAGATAGAAACACGAAAGTGAAAACAGTCTCACTGACGTAAGCTCTCTCTTGTCCGAGCTCCTAAACAAACAGACTAAGCATTATCATTGATACAGAAGATAGAGACAAGTGGTATATTAAGAGAGACATACAGGAAGTAGAAAGAAGCCGGTATCCTGGAGAACGGGCCCGGGGCGATGAAGATAGTGGACTCCTCGAGCTGCCAGCCCATGAATGTACTGAACAaatataatcatcatcatcttatGAAAACAAACCGAATCGCAATAgcatatatagatatagatatagaaaTACTAAAATGAAAAGGAAAGAGACCTGGCAAATTAAACCGGCAAGAATATACTTCCAGTTGTCCGCGAGAAGATTGAATTCAGTTGTGGTTTCTGCACAAATTCTTTTCCATAGCTTTTGGAAAACAGATGGGGAACAgatcaacaacaataacaataattatattattttgtttaataataagaataagaataataataatattatggATGAATGGGGGATGGATACCTTTGAAGCCTCACGACCGATGTAAAGCGACATCGTTTGATCACATTGCCAATGCCATATGACGCCACCAAGCAAACATCGCCCGAAATAAGTAAATTCGTAAAAGTATAGTTTGATTTGGGGAATGGCTGGCTGCTGGTGTAGATTGAGAATTGTCGCTCAAATGTTTTCTGAAACGCGAGTTGAAGACGGAGACGGTTGAGATTGAAAAAGGGGCTTTTGTTTCCTCAACAATCCCTTGCGTTTTACAACTAATTCTTTTCGGACCCACTTTCCCACTTTTTCTCTACGTGTCCCTTGAGCAATATGAGGAAAGATATTAGGTTGGTAAGAGACACGGTTTTATAACTGAACGTTATATTTGGATTACTAATACCCTGCTAAAACCTGGCTCATCAAAGGTTAGGCCGGTTACATTATTCGAACTTGCTTGATTGGTTCGTTGCGATCTTAAATGTACCTTTgaattagagtaaaatgcacggatagtctctttggttttgcaaaataacacctatagttcCCAACTTTaggaaattacaccggtgcttcctgtggtttgacagtttgttactcggatagtctctAGAGTGGATGACGGTTAattttctccgttaagtggatgtgaaatgacaaacttacccttcatcttctctactctataaaaacaaaacaaccccACCCACCCCCACCTTTCTCTCTGTTTCCACCACCATTGAACTCTTCGCTTTATAGGTGATTCGTTTCGCACAAAAAGATCTCGGATTCGTTCTTGTAAATCTTAAACCGATACGAAGAGTTTTCGATTCAGTCTCCCATGAGCAGCTCACCTAGGTTTTCAGCATTATCTTTAATGTTTTCAAGAGGTTTACAAAAAGGCAAAGTGTAATACCCATATGAGATTTCTGTATCTATTGAGGTTAGGGAGTTAACTTTAACAGATAATTGATCACCCACAAAATATCTATGGGAAAACTAGCAGGAAGATAATACCCATTAACAGTTTCAAGACTCAAACATGATATCGAAATCGAAACCGAGATCAAGATCTTGAAGGTGTTTGAAAACCCCATCAAGAATCACAAAATTGTAGATCTTTTTAATGTACCAAGATGCAATGTGGATCTAACCTGTAAAAAGGTGACAACTTTGTACAGTTTCAAGAATCAAACATGAAATCAAAACCAAGATCTTGAATCAGAGAGAAACGTGGAGTTGGGGTGggattgttttgtttttatagaaTGGAGAAGATGAATGGTAAaattgtcatttcacatccacttaacggaGACAACTAACCGTCATCCACTcaagggactatccgagtaacaaactatcaaaccacagggagcaccggtgtaatttccaaaagttgaggactataagtgttgttttacaaaaccatggggCTATCCGTACATTTTACTCTTTGAATTACATAGTACAACATCAACATGATATTAAAACTCACTTTGCTTAGGAAAAAATGTGATAGGGTGATTTCTCCTTCTTTATTCTCCATTGAAATCGCAATATGATGACGTTTTCCTAAAATTATGGCTAAgttgcacttttcgtcctttatgtttcaatgTTTCGATAGGCGTTGTCCTTTAACTTTAAAAATTACACTGTATGTCTTTTATGTTTGCAATCATTAATGGGCGGTGTCCTTTCAGCTAAACTCAGTTaacttttttatgttaaaaccccTTACGTGTAACTTTGTAAAATCCTTAACAGCAGGGACCATATGTGCAATATTCAAATTATGTTTTAAATGAAACTACTCCGGCAAAACACCTAATTCTCCGGCAATCTTcaccggtcatcttctccggtgaCCTAATTTTTCATATTTCTCCGACCATCTTCTCCGATCATCGTTCGCCGGTGA from Helianthus annuus cultivar XRQ/B chromosome 10, HanXRQr2.0-SUNRISE, whole genome shotgun sequence harbors:
- the LOC110884966 gene encoding phosphatidylinositol:ceramide inositolphosphotransferase 1 isoform X1 — encoded protein: MSLYIGREASKLWKRICAETTTEFNLLADNWKYILAGLICQYIHGLAARGVHYLHRPGPVLQDTGFFLLPELGQERAYVSETVFTFVFLSFVLWTFHPFIFKTKKIYTVLIWCRVLAFLVACQFLRIITFYSTQLPGPNYHCREGSRLATLPRPDNPLEVLVFIPRGVLYGCGDLIFSSHMIFSLVFVRTYQKYGTRRFIKQCAWVIVVVQSLLIIASRKHYTVDVTVAWYTVNLVVFFIDRKLTEMPERSLGAVLPLAKDVRMKDDHVKLVNDPAADRRLLRSPANGKVSEDSNNVHGGDVLDSL
- the LOC110884966 gene encoding phosphatidylinositol:ceramide inositolphosphotransferase 1 isoform X3, encoding MSLYIGREASKLWKRICAETTTEFNLLADNWKYILAGLICQYIHGLAARGVHYLHRPGPVLQDTGFFLLPELGQERAYVSETVFTFVFLSFVLWTFHPFIFKTKKIYTVLIWCRVLAFLVACQFLRIITFYSTQLPGPNYHCREGSRLATLPRPDNPLEVLVFIPRGVLYGCGDLIFSSHMIFSLVFVRTYQKYGTRRYTVNLVVFFIDRKLTEMPERSLGAVLPLAKDVRMKDDHVKLVNDPAADRRLLRSPANGKVSEDSNNVHGGDVLDSL
- the LOC110884966 gene encoding phosphatidylinositol:ceramide inositolphosphotransferase 1 isoform X2; the encoded protein is MSLYIGREASKLWKRICAETTTEFNLLADNWKYILAGLICQYIHGLAARGVHYLHRPGPVLQDTGFFLLPELGQERAYVSETVFTFVFLSFVLACQFLRIITFYSTQLPGPNYHCREGSRLATLPRPDNPLEVLVFIPRGVLYGCGDLIFSSHMIFSLVFVRTYQKYGTRRFIKQCAWVIVVVQSLLIIASRKHYTVDVTVAWYTVNLVVFFIDRKLTEMPERSLGAVLPLAKDVRMKDDHVKLVNDPAADRRLLRSPANGKVSEDSNNVHGGDVLDSL